The Methanocella arvoryzae MRE50 genome includes a region encoding these proteins:
- a CDS encoding fasciclin domain-containing protein — protein MVGIRKIVVILALAAILAALSAPAAAQGAAMQTTQQSKMQMETSGKNVIDTLSGMPDVSMAASMLKSSEKEMKWAGSLHTLFIPTDAALSKMGMDQDRLNKVMSDRVVAGRAMQGFMSLGEVKPSDMTDGKTLSMVSGNKVTIRNVDGQLSVDGAKITKAIKTTNGMIYIIDSVPPSMVTMGFMSR, from the coding sequence ATGGTTGGAATTCGAAAAATAGTAGTTATACTGGCGCTTGCCGCAATCCTGGCAGCCTTATCGGCACCGGCGGCCGCGCAGGGAGCCGCTATGCAGACTACGCAGCAGAGCAAGATGCAAATGGAGACATCAGGCAAAAATGTGATAGATACTCTGTCCGGCATGCCCGACGTGAGCATGGCTGCTTCTATGCTGAAGTCTTCGGAGAAGGAAATGAAGTGGGCAGGCTCACTTCACACGCTGTTCATCCCTACTGACGCTGCCTTGAGTAAAATGGGTATGGATCAGGACAGGCTTAATAAGGTGATGTCCGACCGTGTTGTGGCTGGCAGGGCGATGCAGGGCTTCATGTCACTTGGCGAGGTGAAGCCGTCCGATATGACTGACGGCAAGACGCTGAGCATGGTGAGCGGCAACAAGGTGACTATCCGGAACGTGGACGGCCAGCTCTCGGTGGACGGCGCGAAGATCACGAAGGCGATTAAGACCACCAACGGCATGATCTACATAATCGACTCCGTGCCGCCGTCGATGGTGACCATGGGATTCATGAGCCGGTAA
- a CDS encoding sensor histidine kinase: MQGTASRPADAREENQPDMLSMMRNALDSLGEAVLITDSDGRIQWASKAFYAQYLPGSGSIVGQDRIAILDAQARHFKDPRLFKENLTAMIASPSDKGEAEWELADRHMIIHLRAYPIYDEAGKVLGRVETYREEEPGTIACLSDREVIDSVPTGIIGVDEHLNVVYYNRSGAEFVYSRLGFDPRELKSIEVLGQDHPLVRAVIESLSGRRMAVAAGYQASPETEAYYDMTVTPLASHRHVSGAVVTITDVTGRQKALAEVQQARKYDDFFINLMSHDIRNFNQVSMGYLEMLELSENLNEEERQYLAKALTGVVGSNRLIENVRTARTVIESGHENIVPTDLRKVLQEDIDHTIKAHPGQTVQINARLPAEGKVMANQYIHEIFRHILENAVKYDQHPQKVIDIDVAEPADTREAPAYWTIRITDRGRGIPEDRRRAIFERIGQTTKGSGIGMSMVNMIVNKLGGRIWVEDRVPGDYTQGSVFVVQLQRA; encoded by the coding sequence ATGCAGGGCACAGCTTCAAGGCCGGCGGACGCCAGGGAAGAAAATCAGCCGGATATGCTGTCGATGATGAGGAATGCTCTGGACAGCCTGGGCGAGGCTGTGCTGATAACGGACAGTGACGGCCGTATTCAGTGGGCCAGCAAGGCGTTTTATGCTCAGTACCTGCCCGGCTCCGGGAGCATTGTCGGTCAGGACCGTATAGCGATCCTGGATGCGCAGGCGAGGCACTTCAAGGATCCCCGGCTTTTCAAGGAGAACCTTACCGCGATGATTGCGTCGCCGTCAGATAAGGGAGAGGCTGAATGGGAGCTCGCTGACAGGCACATGATCATCCACCTGAGGGCGTACCCGATCTACGACGAGGCGGGAAAGGTGCTCGGCAGAGTGGAGACGTACAGGGAGGAAGAGCCCGGGACGATCGCCTGCCTGTCTGACCGGGAGGTCATCGACTCGGTGCCCACGGGCATCATCGGCGTGGACGAGCACCTCAACGTCGTATACTATAACCGCTCGGGAGCTGAATTCGTCTACTCCCGGCTCGGCTTCGATCCCCGGGAGCTGAAGAGCATCGAGGTGCTGGGGCAGGACCATCCGCTGGTCAGAGCCGTGATCGAGTCCCTGTCAGGCCGCAGGATGGCCGTAGCGGCGGGCTACCAGGCGTCGCCGGAGACAGAGGCGTATTACGATATGACAGTGACACCGCTGGCCTCCCACAGGCACGTCAGCGGCGCCGTAGTGACCATTACAGACGTGACAGGCCGGCAAAAGGCGTTGGCAGAAGTCCAGCAGGCCCGCAAGTACGACGACTTTTTCATCAACCTGATGAGCCACGACATCAGGAACTTCAACCAGGTCTCTATGGGTTATTTAGAGATGCTGGAGCTGTCGGAGAACCTGAACGAGGAAGAGCGGCAGTACCTGGCCAAGGCGCTGACAGGCGTCGTCGGCAGTAACCGCCTGATCGAAAACGTGCGGACGGCCCGCACAGTCATCGAGAGCGGCCACGAGAACATCGTTCCGACCGACCTGCGCAAGGTGCTGCAGGAGGACATCGATCACACGATCAAGGCTCATCCCGGCCAGACTGTCCAGATCAACGCCCGCCTGCCGGCGGAGGGCAAGGTCATGGCCAACCAGTACATTCACGAAATATTCCGCCACATCCTGGAGAACGCCGTCAAGTACGATCAGCACCCGCAGAAGGTGATCGACATCGATGTCGCAGAGCCCGCCGACACCAGGGAAGCCCCGGCTTACTGGACCATACGCATCACCGACCGAGGCAGGGGAATACCGGAAGACCGGCGCCGCGCCATATTCGAGCGCATCGGCCAGACCACCAAGGGCTCTGGCATCGGCATGTCCATGGTCAACATGATCGTCAACAAGCTCGGCGGAAGAATATGGGTCGAAGACCGGGTGCCGGGAGATTATACACAGGGCAGCGTATTCGTCGTGCAGCTGCAGAGAGCGTAA
- a CDS encoding metallophosphoesterase family protein, with protein MRLLCFSDIHGNVAAVKRLIKDVRARRARYDAVVVAGDLTNFSVTRDQQESQEALDTILQLLTAEFGNVMYVPGNRDYLGRGKKRLSLTHYKGMMIEEGKKYYLGPRLPITTTPELSDKNTILIQHSNVVYEGGFKRRSVVCKDALLHIVGHTHTGIVSGNYLNTGFLYRDDSNGAEPMMGGYFEVEITNRAVTYTFFPLGPIKRRDLKCAGFKGSMYSPHGYAFPVKLAVK; from the coding sequence ATGCGTCTCCTCTGTTTTTCAGACATCCACGGCAACGTAGCCGCAGTAAAACGCCTGATCAAAGACGTCAGAGCCCGTCGCGCCCGTTACGACGCCGTAGTCGTCGCAGGAGACCTGACCAACTTCTCGGTCACCCGCGACCAGCAGGAATCCCAGGAAGCCCTGGATACCATCCTGCAGTTGCTGACTGCCGAGTTCGGCAACGTCATGTATGTCCCCGGTAACCGGGACTATCTCGGCCGGGGCAAAAAGCGCCTGTCGTTAACCCACTACAAGGGCATGATGATCGAAGAAGGCAAGAAATACTACCTCGGCCCCAGGCTGCCAATCACGACCACGCCGGAGCTGTCGGATAAAAACACGATCCTGATCCAGCACAGCAACGTCGTCTACGAAGGCGGCTTCAAGCGCAGGTCCGTTGTCTGCAAAGACGCCCTCCTCCACATCGTCGGCCACACCCACACGGGCATCGTCTCCGGCAACTACCTTAACACCGGCTTCCTCTACCGGGACGACTCCAACGGGGCAGAGCCTATGATGGGCGGGTACTTCGAAGTGGAAATCACCAACAGGGCGGTCACCTACACTTTCTTCCCCCTCGGGCCGATCAAGCGCAGGGACCTGAAGTGCGCGGGCTTCAAAGGGTCCATGTACTCGCCGCACGGGTATGCGTTCCCGGTTAAACTGGCTGTAAAATAG
- a CDS encoding DNA adenine methylase yields the protein MQVTLANQQLASAKPFLKWAGGKTQLLDELGKRLPANIIEKGVIDRYIEPFVGGGAMFFYLKGRFEVKEAFLYDINPELVLGYKTIQKSPQKLISRLKELEDEYLSKAEQQRQEMFYSIRSSYNSQAETFNYKKYSAAWVDRVAYMIFLNKTCYNGLFRQNSKGGFNVPFGRYKNPSICGAENILAVSHALKNTRIELGDFIKSAAHIEAGTLVYLDPPYRPISTTSSFTSYAKDGFDDDDQRRLAKYFREMDEKKAFLMLSNSDPKNENPSDDFFEQLYAGYRIDRALASRMINCDAKKRGHIYELIITNY from the coding sequence ATGCAGGTGACTCTTGCGAACCAACAGCTTGCCAGTGCGAAGCCTTTCTTAAAATGGGCTGGCGGCAAGACGCAGTTACTAGATGAGCTCGGCAAAAGGCTGCCTGCTAATATTATAGAGAAAGGTGTCATCGATCGCTATATAGAGCCATTTGTCGGCGGAGGCGCGATGTTCTTTTACCTGAAGGGCAGATTCGAGGTAAAAGAAGCATTTCTTTACGATATTAATCCAGAGCTGGTCCTGGGGTATAAAACCATACAGAAGAGCCCGCAAAAACTGATTTCCCGACTTAAAGAGCTTGAGGATGAATACCTGTCAAAGGCAGAGCAGCAAAGGCAAGAGATGTTCTACTCGATTCGCAGCTCATATAATTCTCAGGCTGAAACTTTCAATTATAAAAAATACTCGGCCGCCTGGGTTGACCGGGTAGCGTATATGATCTTTTTAAACAAGACCTGCTATAACGGCCTTTTCAGGCAAAACAGCAAAGGCGGGTTTAACGTGCCTTTTGGCCGCTATAAAAATCCGTCTATTTGCGGTGCTGAAAACATTTTAGCGGTCAGCCATGCCCTCAAAAATACCCGAATAGAGCTGGGTGATTTCATAAAATCTGCAGCTCACATAGAAGCCGGTACACTGGTTTATCTCGATCCCCCCTACAGGCCTATTAGCACTACGTCAAGCTTTACGAGCTATGCAAAAGATGGGTTCGACGATGATGATCAGCGCCGGCTGGCAAAATATTTCCGCGAAATGGATGAGAAAAAGGCATTCCTCATGCTCAGCAATTCAGATCCTAAAAACGAGAATCCGTCTGATGACTTCTTTGAGCAGCTGTACGCTGGCTATCGTATTGATCGAGCACTGGCCAGCCGTATGATTAATTGTGATGCAAAGAAGAGAGGCCATATTTACGAGTTAATCATCACAAACTACTGA
- a CDS encoding type II restriction enzyme, which translates to MSLNDESWDKIFQRGGYLEMIEKDGYFTISPDELKKLSDNREPRLLAKIDNSRSRPDIFEKYGLSILSIRNDLYLIFKDIDSRSFFQLDKLYNETATEEYSPARDLSMFQSLSLSEISSESQAIDFAYLVSLIRRFTGEDELYLTIRGRLRSENFGFTIPPRNHPVEVSGVQIEVDAGFESPDRIYILEAKMGRVADFNIRQLYYPYRDWSLKTSKEIVPILFIYTNGLFYFFEFAFSDDGQYGNLKLIKSKCYTINEGKKLSVDFKMLVESPVGDEPDDVPYPQANDLDKVIDIVTNNKAGLTTKRAIAEFFDFEERQGDYYANAAIYLGLLKRKPNSTEFVTTREGQGISNSENRRNRNRTLLQQMAKRPTFHEIMRHAYDNKIKIEDVSPDFIASVIKKYYDINDNTARRRSSTVLSWLRWISENVEFI; encoded by the coding sequence ATGTCTTTAAATGATGAATCCTGGGACAAGATCTTCCAGCGCGGAGGCTATCTTGAAATGATCGAGAAAGACGGATATTTCACGATATCTCCCGATGAGCTGAAAAAGCTCAGCGATAACAGAGAACCGAGACTGCTGGCAAAGATCGACAATAGCAGATCAAGGCCAGATATATTTGAAAAATACGGTCTATCGATTCTGTCGATCAGGAATGATCTGTACCTTATTTTTAAAGACATAGACTCCCGATCCTTTTTCCAGCTCGATAAGCTCTACAATGAGACAGCGACTGAAGAATATTCACCGGCCCGCGATTTAAGTATGTTCCAGAGCCTGAGCCTAAGCGAGATTTCCTCTGAATCTCAGGCAATCGACTTCGCATATCTCGTATCGTTGATCAGGCGATTCACAGGCGAAGATGAACTGTATCTTACAATACGTGGGAGACTACGTTCAGAAAATTTCGGCTTTACAATCCCTCCCCGGAATCACCCGGTCGAGGTTTCAGGTGTCCAGATCGAAGTTGATGCGGGTTTTGAAAGTCCAGACCGTATTTACATCTTAGAAGCAAAAATGGGTAGAGTTGCTGATTTTAATATTCGACAACTATACTATCCTTACCGCGACTGGTCGCTGAAAACTTCAAAGGAAATAGTTCCGATCTTATTCATATACACGAACGGGCTTTTCTACTTTTTCGAGTTTGCATTCAGCGATGATGGCCAGTACGGCAATCTGAAGCTCATAAAAAGCAAATGTTATACTATCAACGAAGGGAAAAAATTATCAGTGGATTTCAAGATGCTCGTCGAGTCGCCCGTCGGAGACGAGCCGGACGATGTACCTTATCCTCAGGCCAATGATCTCGATAAGGTGATCGATATCGTAACAAACAACAAGGCTGGACTGACCACTAAACGCGCTATTGCCGAATTTTTCGATTTCGAGGAGCGGCAGGGCGACTATTATGCTAATGCAGCGATCTATCTCGGACTATTAAAGAGGAAACCTAACTCTACCGAGTTTGTTACAACCCGGGAGGGTCAGGGTATCTCAAACTCTGAAAACCGAAGAAACCGTAATCGGACCTTATTGCAGCAAATGGCAAAGAGGCCTACTTTCCATGAGATCATGCGCCATGCGTATGATAATAAGATCAAGATCGAGGATGTCAGCCCTGATTTTATTGCCAGTGTGATAAAAAAGTATTACGATATCAATGATAACACTGCAAGAAGGCGATCTTCCACGGTTCTGAGCTGGTTAAGGTGGATAAGTGAAAATGTAGAATTCATATGA
- a CDS encoding ABC transporter ATP-binding protein, which produces MTGNNAIEVKGLTKKFGDFTAVDNISFNVNEREIFGFLGPNGAGKSTTIRMLCTLARPTSGDALVNGYDLVKEAVKVRESIGLVSEKMIMYEQLTAAENLRFFGNLYAMPKQKIEARIDELLKLVNMTEWKNTQIKKYSTGMRQRINVVRALLTEPKIIFMDEPTLGLDPQTTLSIRELIRDINRNGTTVILTTHAMVEAEALSNRIAIIDHGKIIALDTPHELKKLVKGNDLTMFNARISNLTPVMIEKIKALDCVAAIAQPDAYDLKISARGSDGLDRIIDTIRANGGNIAAFNTTEPTLEDVFLSVTGKEMRDQANEKATARHRHGPRAPKARVR; this is translated from the coding sequence ATGACGGGCAATAACGCGATCGAAGTGAAGGGCCTGACCAAGAAGTTCGGCGATTTCACCGCGGTCGACAACATTTCATTCAACGTTAATGAGAGAGAAATTTTCGGCTTTCTCGGGCCTAACGGCGCCGGGAAGAGCACGACAATCAGGATGCTATGCACGCTGGCCAGGCCGACGTCTGGCGATGCTTTAGTGAACGGCTACGATCTGGTTAAGGAGGCGGTCAAGGTCAGGGAGAGCATCGGCCTGGTCTCGGAGAAGATGATCATGTACGAGCAGCTCACCGCCGCCGAGAATTTGCGCTTTTTCGGCAACCTGTACGCCATGCCGAAGCAGAAGATAGAGGCCAGGATCGACGAGCTGCTGAAGCTGGTCAACATGACCGAGTGGAAGAACACCCAGATCAAGAAGTACTCCACTGGCATGCGCCAGCGCATTAACGTTGTTCGGGCGCTGCTCACGGAGCCGAAGATAATATTCATGGACGAGCCCACCCTCGGCCTCGACCCCCAGACCACGCTATCCATCCGGGAGCTCATCCGGGACATCAACAGGAACGGTACCACGGTAATTCTCACCACTCACGCCATGGTCGAAGCGGAGGCGCTCAGCAACCGGATAGCCATTATCGATCACGGGAAGATTATCGCTCTCGATACCCCGCACGAGCTGAAGAAGCTGGTGAAGGGCAACGATCTGACCATGTTCAACGCGAGGATATCCAACCTGACGCCAGTCATGATCGAGAAGATCAAGGCTCTGGACTGTGTCGCAGCCATCGCCCAGCCGGATGCCTACGATCTCAAGATTAGCGCCAGAGGCAGCGACGGTCTTGACAGGATCATCGACACTATCAGGGCTAACGGCGGTAACATTGCCGCCTTTAATACGACCGAGCCTACGCTCGAGGACGTGTTCCTGTCCGTGACCGGCAAGGAGATGCGGGACCAGGCGAACGAAAAAGCGACCGCCAGGCACCGTCACGGCCCGCGTGCACCTAAGGCGAGGGTGAGGTGA
- a CDS encoding fasciclin domain-containing protein codes for MLKTRKIVAILALVAILLAFAAPAVAQRTGMQQGMQQTAQQKSMIPMQSSNKDMMATMSDMKEASMAATMMKAAGMDTMMSSGSHTLFVPGDSAMKKMGSGSDLSKIGQMTTDKSMATNVMKGFIMDKSVMPSEMTDGKTLTMMNGKTMTVKNVGGQMTLDGAKITKAVQTTNGMIYMIDSVPSSMMSMPMMSK; via the coding sequence ATGCTTAAAACCAGAAAAATCGTAGCTATCCTGGCTCTTGTAGCAATTCTGCTGGCCTTCGCTGCCCCGGCAGTAGCGCAGAGGACTGGAATGCAGCAGGGCATGCAGCAGACTGCTCAGCAGAAGAGCATGATACCGATGCAGTCGTCGAACAAGGACATGATGGCCACGATGTCGGACATGAAGGAAGCCAGCATGGCGGCAACGATGATGAAAGCTGCCGGCATGGATACCATGATGTCGAGCGGCAGCCACACGCTCTTCGTTCCCGGCGATTCTGCCATGAAGAAAATGGGCTCTGGCTCAGACCTGAGTAAGATCGGCCAGATGACGACTGACAAATCCATGGCCACGAATGTCATGAAGGGCTTCATTATGGACAAGTCTGTCATGCCCTCTGAAATGACCGACGGCAAGACGCTGACCATGATGAACGGCAAGACTATGACCGTCAAGAACGTGGGCGGCCAGATGACCCTGGACGGCGCGAAGATCACGAAGGCAGTCCAGACCACCAACGGCATGATCTACATGATCGACTCAGTGCCCTCGTCGATGATGAGCATGCCTATGATGAGCAAATAA
- a CDS encoding ABC transporter permease, with amino-acid sequence MAIIKALQDSYRIAVKDLLEFARNRIGLLFLFLMPFFMLIMTGFIFPTGDSYTNIPVAVVDLDDSQASRMFMAQLHAMNNKSGSMVLTEVASEADARTMITRGQVYGAIIVPQGFAENQTLGKQAEILIVSDNSIPQISMVMQGLGAQVISMLGSMKATMSVQTMNAQTNMTAEEAAAVIAPYKANVQGTVGGSLTYFDFIAPGLLMMIVMMGAMTGIPRAISHEKEIGTFDGILAAPVNDISIIVGKTIAQTVRGFIQGIIVLVIAMLIFGVHIQLTSIPLAFGLLLLGIFSFIGLGILLTSIANNEETAMILMTVLQFPMMFLTGVFFPIQQMPWFMQALSNLLPLTYAVTAMRKVMILNASVMDVLPEIAILVVFGAIMLAIAIPVFRRSMTR; translated from the coding sequence ATGGCCATCATCAAAGCGTTACAGGACAGCTACCGCATCGCGGTCAAAGACCTCCTGGAGTTCGCCCGCAACAGGATAGGGCTCTTGTTCCTGTTCCTGATGCCGTTCTTCATGCTGATCATGACCGGCTTCATATTCCCGACCGGCGACTCATACACGAACATACCTGTGGCGGTTGTCGATCTGGACGACAGCCAGGCCAGCCGGATGTTCATGGCTCAGCTACATGCCATGAACAATAAATCTGGCTCCATGGTATTGACTGAAGTCGCCTCTGAAGCAGATGCCAGGACCATGATCACCCGGGGCCAGGTATACGGCGCCATTATTGTGCCGCAAGGGTTTGCCGAGAATCAGACATTGGGGAAGCAGGCTGAGATCCTGATCGTGTCGGACAACAGCATTCCCCAGATCTCGATGGTCATGCAGGGCCTGGGTGCGCAGGTCATCAGCATGCTTGGCTCCATGAAGGCGACCATGTCTGTCCAGACAATGAACGCCCAGACCAACATGACCGCCGAAGAGGCCGCCGCAGTCATCGCCCCGTATAAGGCAAACGTGCAGGGCACGGTCGGAGGCAGCCTCACCTACTTCGACTTCATCGCCCCCGGCCTGCTGATGATGATTGTTATGATGGGCGCCATGACAGGTATCCCGAGGGCGATCTCCCATGAGAAGGAGATCGGCACCTTCGACGGCATCCTCGCCGCCCCGGTCAACGACATCTCCATCATCGTAGGCAAGACCATCGCCCAGACGGTGAGAGGGTTTATCCAGGGCATCATCGTGCTGGTCATCGCCATGCTGATCTTCGGCGTGCACATTCAGCTGACCAGCATCCCCCTCGCGTTCGGGCTGCTCTTGCTCGGCATTTTCAGCTTCATCGGGCTCGGCATCCTGCTGACCTCTATCGCCAACAACGAGGAGACGGCAATGATCCTCATGACGGTGCTGCAGTTCCCCATGATGTTCCTGACAGGCGTGTTCTTCCCCATTCAGCAGATGCCGTGGTTCATGCAGGCCCTCTCGAACCTCCTGCCGCTGACCTACGCCGTCACCGCCATGCGCAAAGTGATGATCCTGAACGCGAGCGTGATGGACGTCCTGCCCGAAATCGCCATCCTGGTCGTCTTCGGCGCCATCATGCTGGCGATTGCGATACCAGTGTTCAGAAGATCGATGACGAGGTAG
- a CDS encoding PadR family transcriptional regulator translates to MHDDVLNNEMRKGFLKVMLLHIVQERPSHGYEIIQEIGKKTHGGWAPSPGSVYPALDFLEKRGYIQCEEVDRKKVYSITEKGVGALDQIHARRQQWIQELNAFFGDVLEENHDGQ, encoded by the coding sequence ATGCACGATGATGTATTGAACAATGAAATGCGCAAGGGGTTCCTGAAGGTTATGCTCCTGCACATAGTTCAAGAGCGGCCATCCCATGGCTATGAGATCATTCAAGAGATAGGAAAGAAGACTCACGGTGGCTGGGCTCCCAGCCCGGGATCTGTTTATCCGGCCCTGGATTTCCTGGAGAAGAGGGGCTACATTCAGTGTGAGGAAGTAGATCGTAAGAAGGTCTATTCGATCACTGAAAAGGGCGTGGGCGCCCTGGATCAGATACACGCGAGGAGACAGCAGTGGATACAGGAGTTGAACGCTTTCTTCGGCGACGTCCTGGAGGAAAATCATGACGGGCAATAA
- a CDS encoding fasciclin domain-containing protein: MTVLMGMNETDTAKSMMVTGSIDRVLSRGTHTVFAPGETVIREMDADREQISALTNYMHTANQTMQGFITDSMVMPADMARGKTITMLNGKTLSASSKDGTLMLDGARITRAIQATNGMIYVIDSIPGQ; the protein is encoded by the coding sequence ATGACTGTACTCATGGGCATGAATGAAACGGACACAGCCAAGTCAATGATGGTAACCGGCAGTATAGACCGGGTGTTAAGCCGGGGAACTCACACTGTTTTCGCCCCAGGCGAAACGGTTATTCGAGAGATGGACGCTGATCGTGAGCAGATAAGCGCTCTGACGAACTACATGCATACCGCTAACCAAACTATGCAGGGCTTTATCACTGATAGCATGGTCATGCCCGCCGACATGGCCCGTGGTAAGACGATTACCATGCTGAACGGCAAGACGCTTTCCGCCAGCAGCAAAGATGGCACACTGATGCTTGACGGGGCCAGGATCACCCGGGCTATACAGGCTACCAACGGCATGATCTACGTGATCGACTCCATACCAGGCCAATGA